A genomic window from Pyxidicoccus trucidator includes:
- a CDS encoding alpha/beta fold hydrolase codes for MVSVTGPAGRLMATVEGDGGVPVIFVHDVAADRTHWADTQHGLATRSVSFDLRGLGESSGSNGPFGVEAAVEDVAAIADAQAPEKFVLVGHGFGAAVAGAFAAYYPERLAGLLYVEAPGDLRRMPKAEAEAWLDNFSAAKYGTFHEHWLAPQLLAAKEATRVLVMKTMRTSRREAIAGNLESLFSHDPDAAFEQFKGPTHALVATAGPDTLAGQRDTLSRSVAPHASHWLMLDAAQWFHTELVRFLGQCRHHP; via the coding sequence ATGGTGTCTGTCACCGGACCCGCGGGCCGGCTGATGGCGACAGTGGAAGGCGATGGCGGCGTCCCCGTCATCTTCGTGCACGACGTGGCCGCCGACCGGACGCACTGGGCCGACACGCAGCACGGCCTCGCGACGCGCAGCGTCTCGTTCGACCTGCGAGGGCTGGGCGAGAGTAGCGGCTCCAACGGCCCCTTTGGCGTGGAGGCCGCGGTGGAGGACGTCGCCGCCATCGCCGACGCGCAGGCCCCGGAGAAGTTCGTCCTGGTGGGCCATGGCTTCGGGGCCGCGGTGGCCGGTGCATTCGCCGCGTACTACCCCGAGCGGCTGGCCGGGCTCCTCTATGTCGAGGCCCCGGGAGACCTGCGCCGCATGCCGAAGGCCGAGGCCGAGGCCTGGCTCGACAACTTCAGCGCCGCGAAGTACGGCACCTTCCACGAGCACTGGCTCGCGCCCCAGCTCCTCGCCGCCAAGGAGGCGACGCGCGTGCTGGTGATGAAGACGATGCGCACCTCGCGCCGGGAAGCCATCGCCGGCAACCTGGAGTCGCTCTTCAGCCACGACCCGGACGCGGCCTTCGAGCAGTTCAAGGGGCCCACGCACGCGCTGGTGGCGACCGCGGGGCCGGACACGCTGGCGGGCCAGCGGGACACGCTGTCCCGCTCCGTGGCGCCGCACGCCAGCCATTGGCTGATGCTGGACGCGGCGCAGTGGTTCCACACGGAGCTGGTCCGCTTCCTCGGTCAGTGTCGGCACCACCCCTGA
- a CDS encoding SAF domain-containing protein has protein sequence MRRLQSLLLAALLPLLLGAQPGKKPGAAPEQVSVTVATRDLAVGEVVKEADLAAVQVDKQWATGSVVQTESRQYILGQRLLHPVLKGDLVTWMVFETTKNPALHDRCAQAVALPESALEQVQRARQLLLERKR, from the coding sequence ATGCGGAGGCTCCAGTCGTTGCTGCTCGCGGCGCTCCTGCCCCTCCTGCTGGGCGCGCAGCCAGGGAAGAAGCCCGGCGCCGCTCCCGAGCAGGTCTCCGTGACGGTCGCCACGCGGGACCTCGCGGTGGGCGAGGTGGTGAAGGAGGCGGACCTCGCCGCCGTCCAGGTCGACAAGCAATGGGCGACCGGCTCCGTGGTCCAAACGGAGTCACGCCAGTACATCCTCGGGCAACGCCTGCTCCACCCCGTGCTCAAGGGCGACCTCGTCACCTGGATGGTGTTCGAGACCACGAAGAACCCCGCGCTCCATGACCGCTGTGCCCAGGCCGTGGCCCTGCCGGAGTCGGCGCTGGAGCAGGTGCAGCGTGCGCGGCAACTTCTCCTCGAACGCAAGCGCTGA
- a CDS encoding RNA polymerase sigma factor yields the protein MTATETHRAIQAVWRIESARLIAGLARFVRDVGRAEELAQDALVAALEKWPQAGVPENPGAWLMATAKHRAIDEMRRNQLLQRKHEELGQDMEAQQAQSTPDLDAALDDDVGDDLLRLVFTACHPVLSSEARVALTLRLLGGLTTEEIARAFLVPEPTIAQRIVRAKRTLAEAHVPFEVPRGPELAERLSSVLGVIYLVFNEGYSATAGDDWMRPELCQDALRLGRILTGLMPDEPEVHGLVALMEIQASRMRARVSPAGEPVLLLDQNRGLWDQLLIRRGLAALERGEQLASPRGPYLSQAAIAACHARARTAGDTDWARIAALYGELAQLMPSPVVELNRAVAVSMASGPAAGLELVDELTSEPSLKHYHLLPSVRGDLLFKLGRLDEARKEFESAASLTRNARERKLLLERAASCASR from the coding sequence GTGACGGCTACCGAGACGCACCGTGCCATCCAGGCGGTCTGGAGAATCGAGTCGGCCCGGCTCATCGCCGGCCTCGCGCGCTTCGTGCGCGACGTCGGCCGTGCCGAGGAGCTGGCGCAGGACGCCCTCGTCGCCGCGCTGGAGAAGTGGCCGCAGGCGGGCGTCCCGGAGAACCCGGGCGCCTGGCTGATGGCCACCGCGAAGCACCGCGCCATCGACGAGATGCGCCGGAACCAGCTGCTCCAGCGCAAGCACGAGGAGCTCGGTCAGGACATGGAGGCCCAGCAGGCTCAGTCCACGCCGGACCTGGACGCCGCGCTGGACGACGACGTCGGCGATGACCTGCTGCGCCTCGTCTTCACCGCCTGCCACCCGGTCCTCTCCTCTGAGGCGCGCGTGGCGCTCACGCTGCGGCTGCTCGGCGGACTGACGACCGAGGAGATTGCCCGCGCCTTCCTCGTCCCGGAGCCGACCATCGCCCAGCGCATCGTCCGGGCGAAGCGGACTCTCGCCGAGGCGCACGTCCCCTTCGAGGTCCCTCGGGGGCCCGAGCTCGCCGAGCGGCTGTCGTCGGTGCTCGGCGTCATCTACCTCGTCTTCAACGAGGGCTACTCGGCCACCGCCGGTGACGACTGGATGCGGCCGGAGCTCTGCCAGGACGCGCTCCGCCTCGGCCGCATCCTGACCGGGCTGATGCCCGACGAGCCGGAGGTCCATGGCCTCGTCGCGCTGATGGAAATCCAGGCCTCGCGCATGCGGGCGCGGGTCAGCCCGGCGGGCGAGCCCGTCCTGCTCCTCGACCAGAACCGCGGCCTGTGGGACCAGCTCCTCATCCGCCGCGGGCTCGCGGCGCTGGAGCGTGGCGAGCAGCTGGCCAGCCCTCGGGGCCCATACCTGTCACAGGCCGCGATTGCCGCGTGCCACGCCCGGGCGCGGACGGCGGGGGACACCGACTGGGCGCGCATCGCCGCGCTCTACGGCGAGCTGGCCCAGCTCATGCCCTCCCCCGTCGTCGAGCTGAATCGCGCCGTGGCGGTGTCGATGGCCTCTGGCCCGGCGGCGGGCCTGGAGCTCGTCGACGAACTGACCTCCGAGCCGTCGCTCAAGCACTACCACCTGCTGCCGAGCGTGCGCGGTGACCTGCTCTTCAAGCTCGGCCGCCTCGACGAGGCCCGGAAGGAGTTCGAAAGCGCGGCCTCGCTCACCCGCAACGCCCGCGAGCGCAAGCTGCTGCTGGAGCGCGCGGCGAGCTGCGCCTCGCGCTAG
- a CDS encoding sensor histidine kinase has product MTVAIPPVQPSSGSAPTPEALRQSEERFRLMVSSVKDYAIFMLDTQGHVETWNAGAEAIKGYTGAEVIGKHISVFYTPEDVAAGKPQRLLHVALQQGRIEDVGWRVKKDGTRFWADVVITAVVDAAGVLQGYTKVTRDLTEQRIAEDALRQSEERFRLLVESVKDYAIFMLDPQGHVATWNAGAARIKGYSPREIIGKHFSCFYLPEEATSGKCDMELRVALAEGKFEEEGWRLRKDGTRFWANVVIEPVKDRDGRLVGFAKVTRDLTERREAEAERLRFAQADEAIRLRDEFLSIAAHELKTPLSAIQLQLQSLLLSAQGLDAKVRNKAERAYKGGVRLLDLVEALLDVSRIATGRFSLSRSGFDLTRSVEEVAESFREQAARAGCELILHLDASVPGEWDRLRLEQVVTNLLANAFKYAAGTPVELAVRAEGANAVITVSDQGPGIPESEWARIFGRFERAASMRHFGGMGLGLYVVREIVEGHGGTVSIEAVRPQGTRFVVTLPRIPMPKTEPAPSAGAEVAS; this is encoded by the coding sequence GTGACTGTCGCCATCCCGCCCGTCCAGCCCTCCAGCGGATCCGCTCCCACCCCGGAGGCGCTGCGCCAGAGCGAAGAGCGCTTCCGGCTCATGGTGAGCAGCGTGAAGGACTACGCCATCTTCATGCTGGATACCCAGGGGCACGTCGAGACCTGGAACGCGGGCGCCGAGGCCATCAAGGGCTACACCGGCGCGGAGGTCATCGGGAAGCACATCTCCGTCTTCTACACGCCGGAGGACGTAGCCGCGGGGAAGCCGCAGCGCCTCCTTCACGTCGCCCTCCAGCAGGGACGCATCGAGGATGTGGGCTGGCGGGTGAAGAAAGATGGGACGCGCTTCTGGGCGGACGTGGTGATTACCGCGGTCGTCGATGCAGCGGGCGTGTTGCAGGGGTACACGAAGGTCACCCGCGATTTGACGGAGCAGCGGATAGCGGAGGACGCGCTTCGTCAGAGCGAGGAGCGCTTCCGGCTCCTCGTCGAGAGCGTGAAGGACTACGCCATCTTCATGCTCGACCCCCAGGGGCACGTCGCCACGTGGAATGCGGGAGCCGCGCGCATCAAGGGCTACTCACCTCGGGAAATCATTGGCAAGCACTTCTCGTGCTTCTACCTTCCCGAGGAGGCCACGAGCGGCAAGTGCGACATGGAGCTCCGCGTCGCCCTCGCCGAGGGCAAGTTCGAGGAAGAGGGCTGGCGCCTTCGCAAGGACGGCACCCGGTTCTGGGCCAATGTCGTCATCGAACCCGTGAAGGACCGCGATGGGAGGCTCGTCGGCTTCGCGAAGGTCACCCGGGATTTGACGGAGCGGCGCGAGGCGGAGGCGGAGCGGCTCCGATTCGCCCAGGCCGACGAGGCCATCCGCCTGCGAGACGAGTTCCTCTCCATCGCCGCCCACGAGCTGAAGACGCCGCTGAGTGCCATCCAGCTCCAGCTCCAGAGCCTCCTCCTGTCGGCGCAGGGCCTGGACGCGAAGGTCCGCAACAAGGCCGAGCGTGCGTACAAAGGCGGGGTGCGGCTGCTGGACCTGGTGGAAGCGTTGCTGGACGTGTCCCGCATCGCCACGGGCAGGTTCAGCCTGTCCCGGAGTGGATTCGACCTGACCCGAAGCGTGGAAGAAGTCGCGGAGAGCTTCCGTGAGCAGGCCGCCAGGGCCGGCTGCGAGCTCATCCTCCACCTGGACGCGTCCGTCCCTGGCGAGTGGGACCGGCTGCGACTGGAGCAGGTGGTCACCAACCTGCTGGCCAACGCCTTCAAGTATGCCGCCGGGACTCCGGTGGAGCTCGCGGTGAGGGCGGAGGGAGCCAACGCCGTCATCACCGTCTCCGACCAGGGCCCGGGCATCCCGGAGTCCGAGTGGGCGCGCATCTTCGGCCGCTTCGAGCGTGCGGCCTCCATGCGCCACTTCGGAGGGATGGGCCTGGGGTTGTACGTCGTCCGGGAAATCGTGGAGGGCCACGGGGGCACCGTCTCCATCGAGGCCGTGAGGCCTCAAGGTACCCGCTTCGTCGTCACCCTCCCCCGCATCCCCATGCCGAAGACGGAGCCGGCCCCGTCCGCCGGAGCGGAGGTCGCCTCGTAA
- a CDS encoding DUF3224 domain-containing protein: MTKRASGAFDVKLTPMAPDAEAGGSDVGRMALDKRFHGDLEATSKGQMLAVRTPTDGSAGYVAMERVSGTLHGRTGTFALQHSGTMTRGAPRLSVTVVPDSGTGQLTGLAGAMSILITEGRHSYELDYTLPETP, encoded by the coding sequence ATGACGAAGCGAGCGAGTGGAGCCTTCGACGTCAAGCTGACCCCCATGGCCCCGGACGCGGAGGCCGGAGGCTCGGACGTCGGCCGGATGGCCCTCGACAAGCGGTTCCACGGCGACCTGGAGGCCACCAGCAAGGGGCAGATGCTCGCCGTGAGGACGCCCACCGACGGCTCGGCGGGCTACGTGGCGATGGAGCGCGTCAGCGGGACGCTGCACGGCCGCACCGGCACCTTCGCTCTGCAGCACTCCGGCACCATGACGCGGGGCGCGCCGCGCCTCTCAGTCACCGTGGTGCCGGACTCGGGCACCGGCCAGCTCACGGGGCTCGCCGGCGCCATGAGCATCCTCATCACCGAGGGCCGGCACTCGTACGAGCTCGACTACACCCTCCCCGAAACGCCCTGA
- a CDS encoding GFA family protein — MSQTQNPSQSNVKTYAGRCLCGTVRFEAELDLTEPVSRCNCTFCVKVGATSSIVKPSALRVVAGAQSLGEFRKQSDSKNSRSFCKNCGTHCFAGGYVEEIGGDYRSVYVNCLDDVDLTELTIRYWDGRNNNWEAGMRAEPWPVRAQARA, encoded by the coding sequence ATGTCCCAGACCCAGAACCCGAGCCAGAGCAACGTGAAGACCTACGCCGGTAGGTGCCTGTGCGGCACCGTGCGCTTCGAGGCCGAGCTGGACCTCACCGAGCCCGTGAGTCGCTGCAACTGCACCTTCTGCGTCAAGGTGGGCGCCACCAGCTCCATCGTGAAGCCGAGCGCCCTCCGGGTGGTGGCGGGCGCGCAGAGCCTCGGCGAGTTCCGGAAGCAGAGCGACAGCAAGAACTCCCGCTCCTTCTGCAAGAACTGCGGAACGCACTGCTTCGCGGGGGGCTACGTCGAGGAAATCGGGGGCGACTACCGCTCCGTCTACGTCAACTGCCTGGATGACGTGGACCTCACGGAGCTGACCATCCGGTACTGGGATGGCCGCAACAACAACTGGGAAGCGGGCATGCGCGCGGAGCCGTGGCCCGTCCGGGCGCAGGCGCGGGCCTAG
- a CDS encoding SAF domain-containing protein, with amino-acid sequence MTAPASTSREALPLLGGILFGVAAGLPLSGLVGGFVMYLLVKDAETEARQGWELVPVVVASKALAAGDLVTHETMAQRLIPAQLVTESVVKPDSAHFLVDQTLTAPFAAGEPLRWGYFEVGSSSFNASAPQVLTDECKRAQASRPDVSRRERTAEEIRARLLKKGPR; translated from the coding sequence ATGACGGCTCCCGCATCCACCTCCCGGGAGGCCCTGCCGCTCCTGGGAGGCATCCTCTTCGGTGTGGCCGCCGGCCTGCCGCTCTCGGGGCTCGTGGGCGGCTTCGTCATGTACCTCCTCGTCAAGGATGCGGAGACGGAAGCGCGCCAGGGCTGGGAGCTCGTCCCGGTGGTGGTCGCCAGCAAGGCGCTGGCCGCCGGTGACCTGGTGACGCACGAGACGATGGCGCAGCGCCTCATTCCGGCCCAGCTCGTCACCGAGTCCGTGGTGAAGCCCGACAGCGCGCATTTCCTCGTCGACCAGACCCTCACGGCGCCCTTCGCGGCCGGCGAGCCACTGCGCTGGGGCTACTTCGAGGTCGGGTCCTCCTCGTTCAATGCCAGCGCGCCCCAGGTACTCACGGACGAATGCAAGCGCGCGCAGGCCTCGCGGCCGGACGTCTCCAGGAGGGAGCGGACCGCGGAAGAGATCCGCGCCCGGCTGCTCAAGAAGGGCCCGCGATGA